In Arcobacter sp. CECT 8983, the DNA window GTGTGAAAAAAAGTAGAAGTGTTACAAAGTGAAGTTTCCTTCACCTTGTAAAAAGTTTTAAATAGCTCTCCACTTAGCAGGGCCAGTAGTATGAATAGAAGTACCTTCTGTATCAACTGCAACAGTAACAGGCATATCTTTTACTTCAAACTCATAGATAGCTTCCATTCCCATCTCTTCAAATGCTAATACTTTTGCATC includes these proteins:
- a CDS encoding fumarate hydratase C-terminal domain-containing protein; this encodes DAKVLAFEEMGMEAIYEFEVKDMPVTVAVDTEGTSIHTTGPAKWRAI